A single Lactuca sativa cultivar Salinas chromosome 8, Lsat_Salinas_v11, whole genome shotgun sequence DNA region contains:
- the LOC111919287 gene encoding uncharacterized protein LOC111919287: MGFSSIQKCAAALRYLGYGIAFDASDEYLKVSERTAVECVDWFSACVYEVFHEEYLRKPTQRDIERLYSTHEERHGFPGMLGGLDCTHVAWEKCPTAWHGQFTLGDIGEPVIILEAVASQDLWIWHAFFGVAGSNNDLNVLGQSPFFNDIWTGKAPDMTFTVNGHAYKYGYYLGDGIYPDYSTLMKAYSVPQSEKAKFFTKKQESARKDIERAFGVLKQT, translated from the coding sequence ATGGGTTTTAGTAGTATACAAAAATGTGCGGCTGCTCTTAGGTATTTGGGATACGGTATAGCATTTGATGCATCTGACGAATACTTGAAAGTATCCGAGAGGACCGCAGTTGAATGCGTAGATTGGTTTTCTGCATGTGTTTATGAGGTTTTTCATGAAGAATATTTGCGTAAACCTACTCAACGTGATATTGAGAGATTATATTCGACTCATGAAGAGAGGCATGGATTTCCTGGTATGCTTGGCGGTCTAGATTGTACGCATGTGGCTTGGGAAAAATGTCCAACTGCATGGCATGGTCAATTCACTCTAGGAGATATAGGTGAACCGGTTATCATCCTAGAAGCTGTTGCATCTCAAGATTTGTGGATATGGCATGCCTTTTTTGGAGTAGCGGGGTCTAACAACGACCTTAATGTTCTTGGTCAGTCTCCATTTTTCAACGATATTTGGACCGGCAAAGCACCTGATATGACGTTCACGGTAAACGGGCACGCGTACAAATACGGTTACTACCTTGGTGATGGGATATACCCGGATTATTCTACATTGATGAAGGCATACTCGGTTCCTCAAAGTGAAAAAGCaaaattttttacaaaaaaacagGAATCGGCGAGAAAGGATATCGAGAGGGCATTTGGAGTCCTTAAGCAAACATGA
- the LOC111919298 gene encoding heavy metal-associated isoprenylated plant protein 26 — protein sequence MGALDHLSNIFDCRGGSNRKYKKRKQLQTVEIKVKIDCDGCERKVRKSVEGMKGVTSVTVERKQHKLTVVGYVEPHKVLSRVAHRTGKKVELWPYVPYDIVAHPYAQGVYDKKAPAGYVRYVEDPHNQLARASSTEVRYTTAFSDENPAACAIM from the exons ATGGGAGCTCTTGATCATCTTTCCAACATATTCGATTGCAGAGGTGGAAGCAATAGAAAGTACAAAAAGCGCAAGCAGTTACAG ACGGTGGAGATCAAAGTGAAGATCGATTGTGATGGTTGCGAAAGGAAAGTGAGGAAATCAGTAGAAGGGATGAAAGGCGTGACATCTGTAACTGTTGAACGAAAACAGCACAAGCTTACAGTTGTTGGATACGTTGAACCACACAAAGTTTTATCTCGTGTGGCTCATCGTACTGGTAAAAAGGTAGAACTCTGGCCTTATGTGCCATATGATATTGTGGCACATCCATACGCGCAAGGTGTGTATGACAAAAAGGCACCGGCTGGATATGTGCGGTACGTTGAAGATCCACACAACCAGTTGGCACGAGCCAGCTCTACTGAAGTTCGGTACACCACTGCTTTCAGTGATGAGAATCCGGCCGCATGTGCCATCATGTGA